The Methylobacterium currus genome contains a region encoding:
- a CDS encoding lytic transglycosylase domain-containing protein, translating into MLAREAEARGVPPAIADAVAYVESGYDAGAVGGVGELGLMQVRPTTAAMLGHTGPAGALLDPATNVRFGVAYLAQAWKLTKGDLCRTLMKYRAGHGEERMSPRSATYCQRVRVRLAATDASLAGTASPSFRGSVRGVSAARLTESDPRSAIARRLWAEHAARVRGIGARIDRIMRGG; encoded by the coding sequence ATGCTCGCGCGCGAGGCCGAAGCGCGCGGAGTGCCCCCGGCCATCGCCGATGCCGTCGCGTACGTGGAGAGCGGGTACGATGCCGGCGCGGTCGGCGGGGTCGGCGAGCTCGGACTGATGCAGGTCCGGCCGACGACCGCGGCCATGCTCGGTCACACGGGTCCCGCCGGGGCCCTCCTCGATCCCGCGACCAACGTCCGCTTCGGCGTCGCCTACCTCGCACAAGCTTGGAAGCTCACGAAGGGCGATCTCTGCCGCACGCTGATGAAGTACAGGGCCGGTCACGGCGAGGAGCGGATGAGCCCGCGCTCCGCCACGTACTGCCAGCGGGTGCGGGTCCGCCTCGCGGCGACCGACGCTTCCCTCGCCGGGACCGCCTCACCCTCCTTCCGGGGGAGCGTCCGCGGGGTTTCCGCGGCACGCCTCACGGAAAGCGATCCCCGTTCGGCAATCGCTCGGCGCCTGTGGGCCGAGCATGCGGCGCGTGTCCGCGGCATCGGGGCGCGCATCGACCGCATCATGCGCGGCGGCTGA
- a CDS encoding multidrug ABC transporter ATPase, translated as MLTPPIIHDLIHQTLGLDHTRTHWWVDLVTVLVLVVAPGWTAWLAARSGLRWAAARWHRTRGMAALPPPAAAMDEPGRPSSRPAVAARLESYVVRATSRLQVRLVLLSVLTLPAAWLLLEIPKHIINHALADDAGDGHPKMAFVGLHLGRIELLFALCASYLAVLTLSGLAKYAVSRVRGRVNERLVRRLRLAVVRRARGERSPERGATLAAVAVQEIEPIGYFGGSLVVVPLVQGGTLVTSIVFLLLQNAALAMAALIMLPVQLSILPRLQGRLNAKVRQRVHATRELGALLTAPALARQAGREACEPSDLSRQMRQARKLEGVRIEINDLKGRLKGLYNYTSNLTPFFFFSIGGYLVVQGQLSLGALVAALAAYKEIAPAMRELFDFAQAWSDASARFEEVTKALGPAGHGDRATERSARDRTVRAA; from the coding sequence TTGCTTACCCCGCCGATCATCCACGACCTGATCCATCAGACGTTGGGCCTCGACCACACCCGCACCCACTGGTGGGTGGACCTCGTCACCGTCCTGGTCCTCGTCGTGGCGCCTGGCTGGACCGCTTGGCTCGCTGCCCGGTCGGGCCTGCGCTGGGCCGCCGCCCGGTGGCATCGCACCCGCGGGATGGCGGCGCTTCCGCCACCCGCCGCGGCCATGGACGAGCCGGGACGGCCGAGCTCTCGTCCGGCCGTGGCGGCGCGGCTGGAGTCCTACGTCGTGCGTGCGACGTCGCGGCTGCAGGTCCGTCTCGTGCTCCTCTCCGTCCTGACGCTGCCGGCGGCCTGGCTCCTCCTTGAGATCCCCAAGCACATCATCAACCACGCGCTTGCCGATGACGCGGGCGACGGTCACCCGAAGATGGCCTTCGTCGGCCTCCATCTGGGCCGCATCGAGCTGCTGTTCGCGCTGTGCGCCAGCTACCTGGCCGTGCTCACGCTCAGCGGTCTCGCCAAGTACGCGGTCAGTCGGGTCCGGGGGCGCGTGAACGAGCGCCTCGTGCGCCGCCTCCGCCTCGCCGTCGTCCGTCGCGCGCGCGGCGAGCGCTCCCCCGAACGGGGGGCCACGCTAGCCGCCGTCGCGGTCCAGGAGATCGAGCCCATCGGCTACTTCGGCGGCAGCCTAGTGGTGGTGCCGCTCGTCCAAGGTGGCACGCTCGTGACCAGCATCGTGTTCCTCCTCCTGCAGAACGCCGCCCTGGCCATGGCAGCCCTGATCATGCTGCCGGTCCAGCTGAGTATCCTGCCGCGGTTGCAGGGGCGGTTGAACGCGAAGGTCCGGCAAAGGGTGCATGCCACGCGGGAGCTGGGGGCGCTCCTCACCGCTCCCGCGCTCGCGCGGCAGGCCGGCCGCGAGGCGTGCGAGCCCTCCGACCTGAGCCGGCAGATGCGGCAGGCCCGGAAGCTTGAGGGGGTGCGCATCGAGATCAACGACCTGAAGGGCCGGCTCAAGGGCCTCTACAACTACACCTCAAACCTCACCCCGTTCTTCTTCTTCTCGATCGGCGGCTACCTCGTCGTGCAGGGTCAGCTCTCGCTCGGCGCGCTCGTCGCAGCCCTGGCCGCCTACAAGGAGATCGCCCCGGCCATGCGCGAGCTGTTCGACTTCGCCCAAGCCTGGTCCGACGCGAGCGCGCGCTTCGAGGAGGTCACCAAGGCCCTCGGGCCGGCGGGGCATGGGGATCGCGCGACGGAGAGGTCAGCGCGCGACCGGACCGTTCGGGCGGCCTGA
- a CDS encoding heavy metal translocating P-type ATPase translates to MAHAHHAHHAHGNRHGHGAACAAGETATDPVCGMQVDPSVTPHHAEHEHATYHFCSAGCRAKFVAEPARYLAADKGPPEAPGGAIYTCPMHPEIRRDRPGSCPICGMALEPLTPTSGPVENAELKDMSRRFWVGLVLTLPVFALEMGGHLTGLVDRLGLQTSNWVQLLLASPVVLWAGWPFFERGWQSLVNRRLNMFTLIALGTGAAYLYSVAATVAPGLFPEGLRGHDGAVPAYFEAAAVITVLVLLGQVLEHGARERTSGAIRALLDLAPQKALRLGTGGADEEVLVSAVAVGDHLRVRPGEKVPVDGEVVEGRSAVEESMISGEPLPVSVEPGSLVVGGSLNTTGGFVMRATRVGSETTLARIVAMVAEAQRSRAPVQRLVDDAAAWFVPVVISVAAFAFVAWMAFGPEPRFTYALLGAVAVLIIACPCALGLATPMSIMVGVGRGARDGVLVKNAEALERLEKVDTLVIDKTGTLTEGRPKVTGVLPAPGFTDADVLRLAAAVERASEHPLALAIVRAADARVVPGAVASDFEAPTGKGALGTVEGRRVAIGNARFLEEHATDVALLQARAEKVRSRGATAVLVAVGGKPAGVIAIEDPIKTSTFEALRRLREEGLRIVMLTGDSRTTAEFVAKALGIDEVEAEILPDRKAEVVRTLQGHGAVVAMAGDGVNDAPALAAADVGIAMGGGADVAIESAGVTLLRGDLFGIVRARGLSRATMRNIRQNLFFAFIYNALGVPVAAGLLYPFLGILLSPVIAAAAMALSSVSVIGNALRLRAARFG, encoded by the coding sequence ATGGCCCACGCCCACCATGCGCACCATGCCCACGGGAACCGTCACGGCCACGGCGCGGCGTGCGCTGCCGGGGAAACCGCGACGGACCCCGTCTGCGGCATGCAGGTCGACCCTTCGGTCACGCCCCACCATGCCGAGCACGAGCACGCGACCTACCACTTCTGCTCGGCGGGCTGCCGCGCGAAGTTCGTGGCCGAGCCGGCACGCTACCTGGCGGCTGACAAAGGGCCACCGGAAGCCCCTGGCGGGGCGATCTACACCTGTCCGATGCACCCGGAGATCCGCCGCGACCGACCGGGCAGCTGCCCGATCTGCGGGATGGCGCTGGAGCCGCTCACGCCGACGAGCGGTCCGGTCGAGAACGCCGAGCTCAAGGACATGAGCCGCCGCTTCTGGGTCGGCCTCGTCCTGACCCTGCCCGTCTTCGCCCTGGAGATGGGGGGACATCTGACCGGCCTCGTCGACCGCCTCGGCCTGCAAACCTCGAACTGGGTCCAGTTGCTGCTCGCCTCGCCGGTCGTCCTCTGGGCGGGGTGGCCGTTCTTCGAGCGGGGCTGGCAGTCGCTGGTGAACCGCCGCCTCAACATGTTCACCCTCATCGCCCTCGGGACCGGCGCGGCCTACCTCTACAGCGTCGCCGCGACCGTGGCGCCGGGGCTCTTCCCCGAAGGCCTGCGCGGCCATGACGGGGCGGTGCCGGCCTACTTCGAGGCCGCGGCGGTCATCACCGTCCTGGTGCTGCTCGGGCAGGTGCTGGAACACGGGGCCCGCGAGCGCACCTCGGGCGCGATCCGGGCGCTGCTCGACCTCGCCCCGCAGAAGGCCCTGCGTCTCGGGACGGGAGGGGCCGACGAGGAGGTGCTCGTCTCGGCGGTGGCTGTCGGGGACCACCTGCGCGTCCGGCCCGGCGAGAAGGTGCCGGTCGACGGCGAGGTCGTCGAAGGGCGCTCGGCGGTGGAGGAGTCGATGATCAGCGGCGAGCCTCTCCCCGTCTCGGTGGAGCCCGGTTCCCTCGTGGTGGGCGGGAGCCTGAACACGACCGGGGGCTTCGTCATGCGCGCAACGCGAGTCGGGTCCGAGACCACGCTGGCCCGCATCGTCGCGATGGTCGCCGAGGCCCAGCGCTCGCGCGCGCCCGTCCAGCGCCTGGTGGACGATGCGGCGGCCTGGTTCGTCCCCGTGGTCATCTCCGTCGCCGCCTTCGCCTTCGTCGCCTGGATGGCCTTCGGGCCGGAGCCACGCTTCACCTACGCGCTCCTCGGGGCGGTCGCGGTCCTCATCATCGCCTGCCCCTGCGCCCTCGGCCTGGCGACGCCGATGTCGATCATGGTCGGGGTCGGTCGCGGCGCCCGGGACGGGGTGCTGGTCAAGAACGCCGAGGCCCTGGAGCGGTTGGAGAAGGTCGACACGCTCGTCATCGACAAGACCGGGACCCTAACCGAGGGCAGGCCCAAGGTCACCGGCGTGCTCCCGGCCCCCGGTTTCACGGACGCCGACGTGCTGCGCCTCGCCGCCGCGGTCGAACGCGCGAGCGAGCATCCCCTGGCCCTCGCCATCGTCCGGGCCGCGGACGCGCGCGTCGTCCCGGGCGCCGTGGCGTCCGACTTCGAGGCACCGACCGGCAAGGGGGCGCTCGGCACGGTCGAGGGGCGTCGCGTAGCCATCGGCAACGCGCGTTTCCTAGAGGAGCATGCGACGGACGTGGCGCTTCTCCAGGCGCGGGCCGAGAAGGTGCGGAGCCGAGGCGCGACGGCGGTCCTCGTCGCCGTGGGCGGGAAGCCGGCCGGCGTCATCGCCATCGAGGACCCCATCAAGACGAGCACGTTCGAGGCCCTCCGACGGCTTCGGGAGGAAGGGTTGCGCATCGTCATGTTGACCGGCGACAGCCGGACGACGGCCGAGTTCGTCGCCAAGGCGCTCGGCATCGACGAGGTCGAGGCCGAGATTCTTCCCGACCGCAAGGCGGAGGTGGTCAGGACGCTCCAGGGTCACGGCGCGGTCGTGGCGATGGCTGGTGACGGAGTCAACGACGCGCCGGCCCTAGCCGCGGCGGACGTGGGCATAGCGATGGGCGGCGGCGCCGACGTGGCCATCGAGAGCGCGGGCGTTACGCTGCTCCGCGGGGACCTGTTCGGCATCGTCAGGGCCCGGGGCCTGTCCCGGGCAACGATGCGCAACATCCGCCAGAACCTGTTCTTCGCCTTCATCTACAACGCGCTGGGCGTGCCGGTCGCCGCCGGACTGCTCTACCCGTTCCTCGGCATCCTTCTCTCGCCGGTCATCGCGGCGGCCGCGATGGCGCTCTCGTCGGTCAGCGTGATCGGCAACGCCCTGCGCCTGCGCGCGGCGCGGTTCGGCTGA
- a CDS encoding complex I subunit 4 family protein, producing the protein MLTATIFLPLLTGLVVLALPRGRPGLARHVALGGAILTLAAALALWAGFEPGGGLQWRATLPWIPSVGAAYDVAVGGLSLSLILLTALLLTVVMVYVLGEHDRAHAHAFLFLLLATGLIGLFAAQDLLLFYLFFEVGLVPMYFIVGIWGGERRRYAALKFFLYTRAGSLAMLLGFLALYLAMEPHTFSLPAIVQARPLDRTPLAGGLVFLALLLGFGVKLPVVPLHNWLPDAHVEAPTEGSVVLAGLQLKMGGYGMLAVLLPTLPDTVARFGWLLVALALASLLYGALAALAQSDMKRLVAYTSVNHMGFVTLGVAVAALAGNEGVRRLALNGAAVQMVSHGFLTGGMFLLVGMLQHRAGTRELARFGGLIGAMPAFSGLFGLLAFGSLGLPGLSGFIAEFQAIGAALQLSAWVAALAVLALVVTTAVYLRLMTGLLMGRAPPDMPALPPLTAAEAGAAGALAALAVGIGVLPAVLVALLDGTTAALAHLP; encoded by the coding sequence ATGCTCACGGCGACGATCTTCCTCCCCCTCCTGACGGGCCTCGTCGTGCTGGCGTTGCCGCGCGGCCGCCCGGGTCTCGCGCGTCACGTCGCTCTCGGCGGCGCGATCCTGACGCTCGCCGCGGCGCTGGCGCTCTGGGCCGGATTCGAGCCAGGGGGAGGCCTGCAATGGCGGGCGACCCTGCCGTGGATCCCGTCGGTCGGGGCGGCGTACGACGTCGCCGTCGGCGGCCTCTCCCTGTCGCTGATCCTGCTCACCGCCCTCCTGCTCACGGTGGTGATGGTCTACGTGCTGGGCGAGCACGACCGGGCGCACGCCCACGCCTTCCTCTTCCTCCTGCTCGCGACCGGGCTGATCGGATTGTTCGCGGCGCAGGACCTGCTGCTGTTCTACCTGTTCTTCGAGGTCGGCCTGGTGCCGATGTACTTCATCGTCGGCATCTGGGGCGGGGAGCGGCGGCGGTACGCGGCGCTCAAGTTCTTCCTCTACACCCGCGCCGGCAGCCTCGCCATGCTGCTCGGCTTCCTCGCCCTCTACCTCGCCATGGAGCCCCACACCTTCTCGCTTCCAGCCATCGTCCAGGCGCGGCCGCTGGACCGGACCCCGCTCGCGGGCGGCCTCGTCTTCCTGGCCCTCCTCCTCGGGTTCGGGGTGAAGCTCCCGGTGGTGCCGCTGCACAACTGGTTGCCCGACGCGCATGTCGAGGCGCCGACCGAGGGCAGCGTCGTGCTGGCCGGTCTCCAGCTCAAGATGGGCGGCTACGGCATGCTCGCCGTGCTGCTGCCGACCCTGCCGGACACGGTCGCACGGTTCGGCTGGCTTCTCGTCGCGCTGGCGTTGGCCTCGCTCCTCTACGGGGCCCTGGCGGCGCTGGCGCAGTCCGACATGAAGCGGCTCGTCGCCTACACCTCCGTCAACCACATGGGCTTCGTCACGCTCGGCGTCGCGGTGGCGGCGCTGGCCGGCAACGAGGGCGTGCGCCGGCTGGCGCTCAACGGCGCCGCCGTGCAGATGGTCAGCCACGGCTTCCTGACCGGCGGCATGTTCCTGCTCGTGGGAATGCTCCAGCACCGCGCCGGCACGCGGGAACTCGCCCGCTTCGGCGGCCTGATCGGCGCGATGCCGGCCTTCAGCGGGCTGTTCGGCCTGCTCGCCTTCGGCTCGCTCGGGCTCCCGGGCCTGTCCGGCTTCATCGCGGAGTTCCAGGCCATCGGCGCCGCCCTGCAGCTCTCCGCCTGGGTCGCCGCGCTCGCCGTCCTCGCGCTCGTCGTGACGACCGCGGTCTACCTCCGGTTGATGACGGGCCTGCTGATGGGTCGGGCGCCGCCCGACATGCCGGCGCTGCCGCCCCTCACGGCGGCCGAGGCGGGCGCGGCGGGGGCGCTCGCGGCCCTGGCGGTCGGCATCGGCGTCCTGCCGGCCGTCCTCGTCGCGCTGCTCGACGGCACGACCGCAGCCCTGGCGCACCTTCCATGA
- a CDS encoding NADH-quinone oxidoreductase subunit N: MTGGQTMGGCMDLGAVAPEMVLAGSALALVPVAGWVRGRWRRLPAAVALLALLVAMGLTAPMLTAPPREAFCGTYAVDPFRGFYQLVIEAGALVSLLALGSHFRGSEQEPHHPVALLMATVGGMGLTAATDLGLIILFLQMVSFPSYLLVLLVRSDGPAQEATLKYFLYGAAALAVMAYGLTFLFGLTGSLNLRAIGAGLAGADRAWVALAFGLVLVGYGFEMTLVPFHVWAPDVFQGGTAPASGFVSVVPKVAAFAGLIRFLLAAMPDGLAAWPTVLALLAAATMTFGNLVALRQASLKRLLAYSSIAQAGYVLMGVAVAGQAPDALPAIGYYLAAYLLMNLSAFAVVAQVERMTGSDALAAIRGLGRRAPGPAAALALALLSLAGVPPLAGFAGKVFLLVAAIEGGFAWLAVVAAANMAVALFYYAAVIAETYFRDPDRAEGPASGSGYAWALGLCTAGTLGLGIAPGLGRGLAQLGATLLR; encoded by the coding sequence ATGACCGGCGGGCAGACGATGGGCGGCTGCATGGATCTCGGCGCCGTCGCGCCCGAGATGGTCCTGGCGGGAAGCGCCCTCGCGCTGGTCCCGGTTGCCGGCTGGGTCCGGGGCCGGTGGCGCCGCCTGCCCGCCGCCGTCGCGCTCCTCGCCCTGCTCGTCGCGATGGGCCTGACCGCGCCGATGCTGACGGCCCCGCCGCGCGAGGCCTTCTGCGGCACATACGCCGTCGATCCGTTCCGGGGCTTCTACCAGTTGGTCATCGAGGCCGGCGCCCTGGTGAGCCTGCTCGCGCTCGGGTCCCACTTCCGCGGGAGCGAGCAGGAACCGCACCACCCGGTCGCGCTGCTCATGGCGACCGTCGGTGGCATGGGGCTCACGGCGGCGACGGATCTCGGCCTCATCATCCTGTTCCTGCAGATGGTGAGCTTCCCCTCCTACCTGCTCGTCCTGCTCGTGCGGAGCGACGGACCGGCCCAGGAGGCGACGCTCAAGTACTTCCTCTACGGCGCCGCCGCGCTGGCGGTGATGGCCTACGGCCTCACCTTCCTGTTCGGCCTCACCGGCAGCCTGAACCTGCGGGCCATCGGGGCGGGGTTGGCCGGCGCCGACCGGGCCTGGGTGGCGCTGGCCTTCGGCTTGGTCCTCGTCGGCTACGGCTTCGAGATGACGCTGGTGCCGTTCCACGTCTGGGCCCCGGACGTGTTCCAGGGCGGGACGGCCCCCGCCTCGGGCTTCGTCTCGGTCGTGCCGAAGGTGGCAGCCTTCGCCGGCCTCATCCGCTTCCTGCTGGCGGCGATGCCGGACGGCCTCGCCGCCTGGCCGACCGTGCTCGCGCTCCTGGCCGCCGCGACGATGACCTTCGGCAACCTGGTGGCCCTCCGCCAGGCGAGCCTGAAGCGCCTGCTGGCCTATTCGAGCATCGCCCAGGCCGGCTACGTGCTGATGGGGGTTGCGGTGGCCGGGCAGGCCCCGGACGCCCTGCCGGCCATAGGCTATTACCTCGCGGCCTATCTCCTGATGAACCTCTCGGCGTTTGCGGTGGTCGCGCAGGTCGAGCGCATGACCGGGAGCGACGCCCTCGCCGCGATCCGCGGCCTCGGACGGCGGGCGCCGGGGCCAGCGGCGGCGCTGGCGCTCGCCCTCCTGTCGCTCGCGGGCGTCCCGCCGTTGGCGGGCTTCGCCGGCAAGGTCTTCCTGCTCGTGGCCGCCATCGAGGGCGGCTTCGCTTGGCTGGCCGTGGTGGCCGCCGCCAACATGGCGGTGGCGCTGTTCTACTACGCGGCCGTCATCGCGGAGACGTACTTCAGGGACCCGGACCGTGCCGAGGGGCCGGCATCCGGCTCCGGCTACGCATGGGCGCTCGGCTTGTGCACGGCAGGGACGCTGGGCCTCGGCATCGCGCCGGGCCTGGGGCGCGGGCTGGCACAGCTCGGCGCGACGCTGCTGCGGTAG
- a CDS encoding NADH-quinone oxidoreductase subunit L yields the protein MTALLAIPLLPLLAAVTALAAGRRLPWGGGELVVAGVALSLVALALVPTGATMTVSWFESGDYRLTVGLAATPLTRFVAMVVAGVAVCVATYGVGYMGGRPDRPRFFAELGLFVGAMLALVLANSLALLFAAWEMVGLASFLLIGFEHAAPGAAGAASKAFLMTRAGDVGLLLGWLLALAATGTTDVDALAGAVEAGRVAPGAVTAMALLMLAGALGKSAQLPFSAWLPDAMVGPTPVSALLHSATMVAAGVFLVLRLDAVFAAAPLAMAALFWVGAVTAVFAALVATAEADLKRVLAWSTCSQLGEMMVALGLGGARAAAFHLAVHAAFKSTLFLAAGIVQERAGTRALDRLGGFLRALPLAGAAFLVAALALAGVPPLSGFWSEEGILAVASQHGPGAGALVVLLVLLGGTYIGRAGTAAFLGRRRDRAGTGKTAWTMRAGTLALALAAAVLGWLLAGSLGALLPFEADPGAEVSLRNLGIAAGLLGLGIGVARGRGGSPALGPWPARLAAGLSAATAAPARWTTQLARRLGPLEDALDAAARRVAGWTWGAGEAAGRIEVRGFARLGDGLAAWLAAGGERLRALQAGRLYLYTLGLFAWATAALAAGALLLWP from the coding sequence ATGACGGCGCTCCTGGCCATCCCCCTCCTGCCGCTCCTCGCGGCAGTCACGGCCCTCGCCGCCGGCCGGCGCCTGCCATGGGGCGGCGGCGAACTCGTGGTCGCCGGGGTCGCCCTCTCCCTCGTCGCGCTCGCGCTGGTCCCAACCGGGGCAACGATGACCGTGAGCTGGTTCGAGAGCGGGGACTACCGGCTGACCGTCGGGCTCGCGGCGACCCCTCTCACCCGGTTCGTCGCGATGGTCGTCGCCGGCGTCGCCGTATGCGTCGCCACCTACGGGGTCGGATACATGGGCGGCCGCCCGGACCGGCCCCGCTTCTTCGCCGAACTCGGCCTGTTCGTAGGGGCCATGCTGGCCCTCGTCCTGGCGAACTCCCTCGCGCTCCTGTTCGCGGCCTGGGAGATGGTCGGTTTGGCGTCCTTCCTGCTGATCGGCTTCGAGCACGCCGCGCCGGGGGCCGCCGGTGCAGCCTCCAAGGCGTTCCTGATGACGAGGGCCGGCGACGTCGGCCTCCTGCTCGGATGGTTGCTGGCGCTCGCAGCCACGGGGACCACGGACGTCGACGCGCTCGCCGGGGCCGTCGAGGCGGGCAGGGTCGCTCCCGGCGCGGTGACCGCGATGGCGCTCCTCATGCTCGCCGGCGCGCTCGGCAAGAGCGCCCAGCTGCCGTTCTCCGCGTGGCTCCCCGACGCCATGGTCGGGCCCACCCCGGTCTCGGCCCTGCTGCACTCGGCCACCATGGTCGCCGCCGGCGTGTTCCTCGTCCTTCGCCTCGACGCGGTCTTCGCCGCGGCCCCGCTCGCGATGGCTGCCCTGTTCTGGGTCGGTGCGGTCACGGCGGTCTTCGCGGCGCTCGTCGCGACCGCCGAGGCGGACCTGAAGCGGGTGCTCGCCTGGTCCACCTGCTCCCAACTCGGCGAGATGATGGTCGCGCTCGGCCTCGGCGGCGCCCGCGCCGCGGCCTTCCACCTCGCGGTGCATGCGGCCTTCAAGTCAACCCTGTTCCTGGCGGCAGGCATCGTGCAGGAGCGGGCGGGCACGCGCGCGCTCGACCGCCTGGGCGGTTTCCTCCGCGCCCTGCCCCTCGCGGGAGCCGCCTTCCTCGTCGCGGCCCTCGCACTCGCCGGCGTTCCGCCGCTCTCCGGATTCTGGAGCGAGGAGGGCATCCTCGCCGTCGCGTCGCAACACGGTCCGGGGGCGGGGGCGCTCGTCGTGCTGCTCGTCCTTCTCGGCGGGACCTACATCGGTCGCGCGGGGACCGCAGCCTTCCTAGGCCGGCGCCGAGACCGGGCCGGGACCGGCAAGACCGCCTGGACGATGCGCGCGGGCACGCTCGCGCTGGCGCTCGCCGCGGCGGTACTCGGCTGGCTGCTGGCCGGCAGCCTCGGCGCCCTCCTGCCGTTCGAGGCCGACCCCGGGGCGGAGGTCTCCTTGCGGAACCTCGGCATCGCGGCCGGCCTCCTCGGCCTCGGCATCGGGGTTGCCAGGGGAAGGGGCGGATCACCCGCGCTCGGCCCGTGGCCGGCTCGGCTCGCCGCCGGGCTTTCGGCGGCCACGGCGGCCCCGGCACGCTGGACGACGCAGCTCGCCCGGCGCCTCGGACCCCTTGAGGACGCGCTCGACGCGGCGGCCCGACGCGTCGCCGGGTGGACCTGGGGCGCCGGCGAGGCGGCCGGTCGCATCGAGGTGCGCGGCTTCGCACGCCTGGGGGACGGGCTCGCGGCTTGGCTGGCCGCCGGGGGCGAGCGGCTCCGCGCGCTCCAAGCCGGCCGCCTCTACCTCTACACGCTCGGCCTGTTCGCCTGGGCCACGGCCGCCCTGGCGGCCGGCGCCCTCCTGCTCTGGCCCTGA
- the nuoK gene encoding NADH-quinone oxidoreductase subunit NuoK — protein MTVPLTAYLVVAALLFAIGVYTVVAQRSAVMVLMGVEVLLNAIGLNVVAFWRFTAPTDYSAQVLAILVVTVGAIEMAIGLALVLLLYRQRRTVEVDAYTDLNG, from the coding sequence ATGACCGTGCCGCTGACCGCCTATCTCGTCGTCGCCGCGCTCCTGTTCGCCATCGGCGTCTACACTGTCGTCGCCCAGCGCTCGGCGGTCATGGTCCTGATGGGGGTCGAGGTGCTCCTCAACGCCATCGGCCTGAACGTCGTCGCGTTCTGGCGCTTCACCGCGCCGACCGACTACTCCGCGCAGGTCCTCGCCATCCTGGTCGTCACCGTGGGGGCTATCGAGATGGCCATCGGTCTCGCCCTCGTACTGCTGCTCTACCGGCAGCGCCGGACCGTCGAGGTCGACGCCTACACCGACCTGAACGGATGA
- a CDS encoding aminoglycoside adenylyltransferase domain-containing protein: MTTHPLALGVADAYLALVDAVVPEFVETLYLVGSAAMGDFRPPLSDVNFVAVSLARPGRGELAALAEAHADLALGWPAPALGGIYLTWNDLRAGPLAVPNSPCVQRGRLFESGCHDQHPLTWSVLRASAVTVRGPLCAGTGLWRGAAHLERWALASANGCWGIWLGPDTADETLLAADGVERFVLGMCRLHYVLATEVVPSKSNAGLYGLITFQPEWHRIIDEALRVRREPEVAGLYGTLGERGRDALAVVRIVADDARTLVVSPGGSRPG; encoded by the coding sequence GTGACCACGCACCCGCTCGCACTCGGCGTCGCGGACGCCTACCTCGCCCTGGTCGATGCCGTCGTCCCGGAGTTCGTCGAGACCTTGTACCTCGTCGGTTCCGCCGCCATGGGCGACTTCCGGCCCCCGCTCAGCGACGTGAATTTCGTGGCGGTGTCCCTGGCTCGCCCGGGGCGGGGGGAGCTGGCCGCCCTCGCCGAGGCCCACGCCGACCTCGCGCTCGGTTGGCCGGCCCCGGCGCTCGGCGGCATCTACCTGACCTGGAACGACCTGCGGGCCGGCCCGCTTGCCGTCCCGAACAGCCCCTGCGTCCAGCGGGGGCGACTTTTCGAGTCCGGGTGCCACGACCAGCATCCGCTCACTTGGAGCGTCCTAAGGGCCAGCGCAGTCACCGTTCGCGGTCCACTCTGCGCGGGCACCGGGCTCTGGCGTGGTGCGGCCCATCTCGAACGATGGGCCCTGGCCAGCGCCAATGGATGCTGGGGCATATGGCTCGGACCCGATACGGCGGACGAAACACTCCTCGCGGCGGACGGGGTCGAACGGTTCGTCCTCGGTATGTGCCGGCTCCATTACGTACTCGCAACCGAGGTCGTACCCTCGAAGAGCAACGCCGGCCTGTATGGGTTGATCACTTTCCAGCCGGAGTGGCATCGCATCATCGACGAAGCCCTACGCGTCCGTAGGGAGCCCGAGGTGGCCGGCCTCTACGGGACGCTTGGAGAGCGCGGCCGCGACGCGTTGGCTGTTGTCCGCATCGTCGCGGACGATGCACGAACGCTCGTCGTCAGTCCTGGCGGTTCAAGACCGGGCTGA